Genomic window (Chionomys nivalis chromosome 7, mChiNiv1.1, whole genome shotgun sequence):
TTCTGGGCAATTAGGAACAAGAAGACAGTCTGGGCTAGCAGGACGTTGATTGAGACCGTGCATTTCTGGCCACCAGCTAGAGGGAGCATACCGTGAGAAGCGGCCCAGGGAGGGAGCCTAGCCTGGGCTTTAGAAGTCAGGGGTCACCCCTTACCCTGCGCAGGCAGGAAGTAAGCAAGCAGCACCAATCCGGAAATGAGTACACAAGGTACAATGATGTTAATGACGTAAAAGAGCGGCTTCCGGCGGATGATGAGCGTGTAGATAATGTCAGTTTCTCCAGGGACTTCTGCAGAGCCTCCCTTGTAATGGCGGATTGTGCCTGGGCAGTAGTCGATGGCCCATTCTCCATTCTCTGCAGGGCATGGGGTGCAGTCAGCCCACATACCTGCAACTCCAGGCTGAGCGGGTGGGCCCATCTCTCAGGACCCTGGGCTGTCAACATAGGGGAAGTATGGGCAGAGAGGGACATTCCCAGTAAGGATGTGAAAGAGAGAGGCTTAGTGCGACAATCGAGTTGTGTGGCCCAAGTCAGGCTCTGcaagccccccacacacacacccgtgaCCCTCATCCGGGAAAGGTTTTGGAGGAAGTGATAGCCCCTTCACCAGTAAAAGCTTCCGTGTCAATTTCAATCTTGTCGATGGTCTCGCCGTTGTCATCCACAGCAAAGATGAACTCCACTTCTTCAGCATTATAGGTCTGGGAGCTGTGAAACACGGCCAGGCTTCACCCCAGAAGCTGGACACTTCTTAGTCCCGCCCCGGAAGCTCACAATGACTCCACTCTTGCCCACATCCCTCCAGCACATCTACTTCCTGCTCATCTGGTTTGGTTGGAACAAGGGCTCACTATGTTGTCCAAGAAACTCCTGGACTCAAGTAATGTTCATGCCTCAGATTCTTCCTGGGGAGGAGCTGGAACTATGGGATAAACTACAAGATGGCAGCAAACCCAGGTGCAGCTTCCCACGCATCTCAGTgcctccctccaccacctgcaCAGCCCTTCCACAGAGCCCCCACCTGCTCCTGCATGTCAGGCCCTGTTCCCGCTCTAGGCCCCCCTCTCCTCCTTGAAGTGACTCTCCCCACCGGAAAACCAGAGAGCAGTTCTGCCAGTCGAAAGGGAAGTAGGTGACCTCCACTGCGCAGGTGCTGTGGTAGATGGCAGGGGGCAACCAGGTCACGTAGCCTCCCTCGCTGACCAGAACATTGCAGTCATAGGCCACTCCAAACTGCCCATCGATGCTGTGGTGAACAAGCTTTTCACAGTATTGGAAAGAGTACTGAACCTCTTCCACCAacaaagtccccccaaaaccGTTTCCTCTTGGCCAGTCCTCACTTGTTTTCCAGAACGATCTCTGGCAGCCACACAGATTCCGAAGGGACCCGCAGGGTCTCTATGCCTGCAAAATCCTCCTTGCTGAAGTTGAGCCTGTAGTCCTGCCAGTCCtgagaggaggggacagaggggTGTGCTCTCCACCTCCCACCTGGTAGGAAGAAGGGGGTTGGCTGGGAACCCTCGCACTGCTCCCGAGATCTGACTCACAATTCCAATCCAGACGTTGGTGGTCAGGGTCTCCTCCTTCTCGTTCTACAAGAGGAACGAGCCTGCCTGAGGCCGGGAGTTAGGGTTAGAAGTGAGAAAGCAGGCATAGGATTGGAGGGGTAGCTTACCAGTGAGATGAGGTTGGTTAGGGTGACCTTGAGGGTGATGGTAACAGTGTCTTCAGGCCTCCTAACTGGCCGGCATCCTGGGTCATACTTGTCGAAGAGATGGTGATACAGGCTGAGCTCTTCGTTCTTACTCTCGCTTCTGCCTGGGGTACGTCAAGAAGGAAGGATCACTGGACATGAAGCCACAGCCTGGGTTTCTCTCCGCCCCCTGGGTCTGTGCAGCCCTCCTGTATGTAT
Coding sequences:
- the Chrne gene encoding acetylcholine receptor subunit epsilon, translated to MAGALLGALLLLALLGRSESKNEELSLYHHLFDKYDPGCRPVRRPEDTVTITLKVTLTNLISLNEKEETLTTNVWIGIDWQDYRLNFSKEDFAGIETLRVPSESVWLPEIVLENNIDGQFGVAYDCNVLVSEGGYVTWLPPAIYHSTCAVEVTYFPFDWQNCSLVFRSQTYNAEEVEFIFAVDDNGETIDKIEIDTEAFTENGEWAIDYCPGTIRHYKGGSAEVPGETDIIYTLIIRRKPLFYVINIIVPCVLISGLVLLAYFLPAQAGGQKCTVSINVLLAQTVFLFLIAQKIPETSLSVPLLGRYLIFVMVVATLIVMNCVIVLNVSLRTPTTHSTSPRLRQILLELLPRLLGSSPPPEAPRAASPARRASSVGILLRAEELILKKPRSELVFEGQRHRHGAWTAALCQNLGAAAPEIRCCVDAVNFVAESTRDQEANEEEVSDWVRMGKALDNVCFWAALVLFSVGSCLIFLGGYFNQVPDLPYPPCIQP